A window of Bos mutus isolate GX-2022 chromosome 3, NWIPB_WYAK_1.1, whole genome shotgun sequence genomic DNA:
ACAGAAAATGCTGGAAATGGTAAGCTTGAATTTGAGACAGGAATCCTCCTTTTGCAGATGGAGGGAAGCACGTTTCCTGCACACACATGGTTTACTCCCACTTGGACACACGTGAAACCCCACGACACGTGTTCACCAAGTTAGACCTCAGACAGTCTCCTCATGCTGAAGACTGCACAGGCAGAAGGCCCCACCCGTGGAGGCCTCTCGGCTCGCTCCACAGTGGCCCCCTTCCCAGAGCCCCTGCCACCCTCTGGTTACCTGACATTCCCTCCGGCCTTCTGTATTCTCATTCGTTCTTCATACTGGGTTGGATTATGCTCCTTGCTGAGGCTTAAGGCCGCGTGTTTTTGACTCTCCTCATTGTAACGACAAAGGATTGCCTGGGAAGATGAGAGTACAACAGGTGTGAAACCGAACAAGCCCAGTGCCTAATGCTAACAGGGGAAGAGCAAGGTCAACAACTGACTTTCGGATTCAGCCTCCTGCTGACAAACTTGAGTTCAGAGGATCCAGCGTCAAAAGCCTCAAGTGGCAAAGTGGAGTCACACACACGCAAACACTAAGGGGGAGAAGCACCAGGCGACCACAGCCCCCTGCTCCTCTCACCAGGCCACTGTCTTCCCACCTGTGACGTGAAGGCAGGTCCCTTAAAGTACCGAGGCCCCTTCAGGCGCCACTGTTCCCCGAGTCTACACTGGCCCACTCGGTGGGCTGATCAAGTACACGTCCGAATGTTCCCGTCACCGTGATTACTGAGTGGTCACTTCCGGACAAACCTCTTGCTCTACAGAGGGGGAAGCCTGAGGCCCAGAGGACAAGCATCACGCCTGGAGTCACAGAACAGGGCCAGGACTGAAACTgggtctgactccaaagtctcTCTTTTTGGCTAATTCGTACACATGTTCTTGAAGTCCTCTGGTCTGAACGCCCATGTACAAGAGGCAGTCCCACCAGAGAGACCCACTGGAGGGTCACCCCAACACAGACCCCACTGGGGCAGGGCTTTCATCTGGGGCGCTCCCAGCTCCCAGTGCCCCGTATCCCAAGTCACCCTAAAAGCAACAGGGTGGGAAGGCCACTCTGTCCAGTGACTGCTGCACAAGCACGGAGGCTGGCTGGCAAGTGGGCGGCAGGGGGGAGACAGCAGGGACTGCAGAGGCCCTACGGAGCCCTCCCCCCAGGTCCAAGTCAGCCCCCACAGCTGGGACGCGACACAGGCCGTCATCAGTGGGAAGCAGCTGGGTTTTCTCCCTCAGCTCTGGGTCCTGGGCTCAGCGGACATTCATCCCATCACCGAGCACTCTTCTAGTCACAGCTTTTGAATTATTTTGGAATTACATAATTTGGAGAGGCAGGGGTTAATACTTTTCATTCATTACTATCTGAGgtcaaagaaatgaagacaaatatttgtttaaatataagTAGTTTTACTTGAGGGCCAATTAAATTCCAACTCGCAGCTCTGTACCTGTGTACAGACAGGGTGTAAGTCTTCCCAGAACAAACAGCCTCCAGTTTAGCAGCCACTCCTTGAACCAGAGCTTCTAACTCTGCAACAGAGCCCCTTGCAGCACCCGCCAAGAATGAAGGCTGCAACCCCACCATCGTGGCCGTAACCTTATTCGACAGTGCTGCCTACGGTTGGCCCCCTCAGATGCGCTGCGGTCTCAGTGGGCGGCACCACAGCCACATACCCGACTGTCCCCCAGGTTGGCGATGTAAAGAGTATTGTCTACGGCCAGGACACACGTGGCAGTGGACCCATCTTTCCAGGCAGGTTTCCTGGCAGGGGAGACACATCAGAGACACAGTCACCACCAACATGCCAGCTCTGAGACTGAATTTCCAGAGCTGAAAGGGAAGTGTCATACTTTTAGAATGGATGGTTTCTTtgatacatgtgttttttttttttaattcagatttcATTAAGCTGTAAGCGCTTACTTGGTGCTAGGAGTTTTTCAGATAACAAGCGTTCGCATTACACAGTATCGGAAGGCCTGAAATGCGTTTAGGAAAACCACACACACCCTCCGCTCACAGGTCTTCACGTGGTCACACTTACTGGCTTGAGGCTTGCTTAAGGAACTCTTCATCAGTATGCTTGAAGGTGTCCAGAAGGCACCTTTTCACCATTTTCTCTACGCTGATTCCATCTCCTGTTGCAGCAGCCAGGAAAGAAAGCGAAGTCTTAAGGAGGGAGACGGCCCTCCGGCCACCGCTGCTCTGTTACGGCCGAGAaccagctgtgcttcctccacTGTAAGTGGGGGCCTGAGTATCCTCCCAAGTGCAGAGACAAGAGGCGCCATCACCCAGAGACACAACAAGCTCCACGGTGGGCCCGCCGCacagcccctgctcccctccGCACGGCCTCCTCTAAACCAGGCTCTTACGGTCATCAAGGATTCTTCACTAAAGCCAGTGACGTCTCACTTATCAGCACAAAGAGCCAACCCCAAGGTGAACATGAACCGATTGAGCTCTGAGCCTCACCTTTAGGAAATTTCCTGATTAAGTTCTGATGCAAATTCTGTGCGGCGAATTTTGAGGCTCGAATTCCTCCATGTCCATCAAAAACAGCAAAGTATGAAACCCGGGTGCTGGAATAATGAATTGAGAGTCAGCAAGATCCTCAGGCAAAGATTACTCCTCTCCATTAAAGCTTTTAACCCGAACAGCAAGCAGTAACAGTACCTAAGACAATGCTGAAGTAACAtccatgacattttaaaattaaaaactcaccCTTGCTTCAAAAATCAAGACCTGTTAACTCTGATTTTTCACTAATATTCAGAACGCTTTTCTATTTAGAGCAGATTCAGTTTTCTACTTACAGCAGATTTAGTTTTAAACACTAATACACAGATAAACACAGACAAAGTACCGACCGTCAAAAACATCTGTGAGAGAACAGGGAGTTTCGGAGCTGCTGCTCAAACCCTGACTGACACCAAACCCTTAAAGCCCGCCCCACCCCCGTTCCTAGTCCCCTTTCAGGGTTGCCggaaactcacacacacagataaacagCATTAAAAACTGTTTCAAGAAGCAAAGAACAAATATGCTTGTGAGAAATGACATTTACTCTGCAGAGCTGCTCTTGTCCTCAAACATTTCTAGAATCCCTTCTCAATGTGGGACATCATGAGCCATGAAACAATAAACTTATTTTGCTGAGCATGCTCTTGaggcccatccatgttggtgcaaatggcaaattttgttttttaatggctgCTTGATAttctatgtgtacatatatttcaatatataacaTCATACATAATGtgatatatgtgcatatatacctCTCACACGTGGTTTATAACTCAGAATCTTACAGTGTGGCAGCTACTAGGTATGGCTTGGTGTCCCCCAATTAAATCTGTTCCCAAAAAATGTGCCTGCTGGGGCTTCTCCAAAGCCCCTTTCCTGGCTCTAAAAGCAACTCTAAGCACACTCCTGCTCTTGGTGACAAGGGCTTTTCCTCCATACCTTTCCCTTCACCTTCATTTTATGCAACTGCAGGAAAAATTCCACAGTCTGCCTTCTGCTGTTTTGGGTTCCTCTGGGCCCTCACTACCACACCAGCATCAGAACAGACTCCCACGCCACGCGGGCTGCCGGGGCAGGACACTCACACGAGAGCGGACGGGGGCTGGCACTCCGCGGTGATGTCGTTCAGGATGACGTGGGCATCCTGCATCTCTTCCCGCTCGCCCTTCCGCTCAGCCACGTAGCCTTTCAGGCTGAAGATCACCGAAGAGGCTACGGGAAAGAGAACAAAAAGCCAATACAAAACTGCGCCCTTCTCTCCAGACGCCCTAGTCCCAGAGCAAGCGAGAGGGACCTGCAGCTGTTCTACCCAGCAGTGTCCAAGAGCTGCCCTGCCAGGCATCTCCCAGGTGGCAAGTCTGCTACAGAAAGCAGAGCACTGCTGAACGGGGCGGCCTCTGCAAGGCTGAGCAGCAGAGAGGAGACAGCAGGCGACGGCAAGTCGGTGCAGAGAGGCTCTTCCAAAGAGAGCACTTGCTCAAAGCACCAGAGTAAGGAGCGCGCTGCCGCCCCAGAAGTGAGGCTGGGACCGCGGCAAGGAGCTCCTTGCAAATCTTGTCTGTCAGTAACTTCATGAGGACAGAAAAATCTCTagtttagagaaatgcaagtaagCAGTTTACCCCAAGGGCCCTGTTAGATACACTGGAATACATGTTTCCACGCTTGAGGCTGGAAGACTGAACAAATGGAAAGATCAGCTGCTTTTACTttaactgaagaaggaaaaggaaaaaggagtccacTGGAGGTGTAGAAATTTCTCTTTAAGGGCTGGTTTGAGCTCATTTTCTGACACGGAGAGCCACGTCAGTGACAGATGCCCTTCCTGAAGGGCACCCGCCGGCAGGCACAGCGCTCTGCAGGCTCCAGGCAGTGACAAGCCACGCTGAAGCCTGCATCTTCACGTCCTCCGCGGGGCCTCCAGCCTCCGCCGGAGGTCACTGACGGCACGCGACAAAGCGGCCTGGCGGGCACAGTCAGTAAAACCCACAGCTTTCTCCCCAGCTGACACTCCTCACTCATTCCTCATGCACTGTGACACGTTACAAAGCTGACGACGAATTTCAATCGCTCTTTCCAGCCTCAGGTCATCTCTTGGAGCGCTGCCTGCGAGCTCGTCACAGAATTCCAAGTGCTAATAGACAGGCGGAGGCCAAGGACATGTAGTCAGAGAGAGACGGGGGCCCACACGCTAACCAAGGCCGAGTAAACCTGTCTCTAACCCCTGAAGGACCAAGGCAGGCTTCCTACCTGACCGAAGGTGAGTAAGAGATGGAGCACATGGAGAGCAAAGGGTGAGGAAGCAGCGTGAACTCGGAAATCCGTGTACAAACAGGGAACCCTATCCACTTCTTAAACACAGACTCAGAAAGGAAGTGTTATCATTGGAAAGCTAAGCTGGTTTTTGCTCTGGGTTGTCTTACAATATGAAGTCTAATACATTTGTTTTCAAACTGTCTGAAAACCTTTACAAACTTTCTTTTCCACAAGCTCTTCACTCCCATTCTTCtcttcatcagaggcttttctctttgctcctttcccttcattctttacCTCCTCGGATAACGAAGTGTCAAGAGAACCtggaaatataaagtaaaaaccaGACAGAAACACAGCTATAGACTGTTAAAAGTCCCGAGCAGACCTGGCTCCCTCCCAGCCCTCGGAGATGAAAGGACATTCGAGAGAGGCCTGGCAGAGAGGGATGCTCAGTGGTCATAGCCATGACGCTGAGGGGTGGTGCAGTACCCTGGGTGCCCACAGTGGGAGACCACAAATTAAAATCCAGGCCCTGCTCAGATGGCCTCGAGAGGTTATGTGAGAGGCTTCTCAGTGGTAAAAACACATATTCATACTTTGGGGCTATGTCACACACATGGTATTTTATATCCACAAGCCCTTACATATACATTTTCCAAAACCTGCAAAGTAAAACATCCTGAACCAGCCCCAAAACACTAACAAAGGCTTAAACTGAGACCAATATCAGGCTATAAGAACCGTCTGTATCCTGAAAGGCAGAACAGGACTGCTAAAGCCATTCCCACTTGCAAAGGGATGGATGTCTATTCAAAGTTAAGAGCTAGGGGCACCTGCAGTGAGTATGCACTGTGGAACAAGTCTAGTTTTAAGTCTCAGTTCTGCCATTTGCAAGGGGCGTGCCCTtaaggcaagttacttaacctgcaggcctcagcttcttcatccagGACAGGGAG
This region includes:
- the ILKAP gene encoding integrin-linked kinase-associated serine/threonine phosphatase 2C isoform X2 codes for the protein MDLFGDLPEPERSPRPAAGSGGPLLFDDLPPASSGDSGSLDTSLSEEVKNEGKGAKRKASDEEKNGSEELVEKKVCKASSVIFSLKGYVAERKGEREEMQDAHVILNDITAECQPPSALVTRVSYFAVFDGHGGIRASKFAAQNLHQNLIRKFPKGDGISVEKMVKRCLLDTFKHTDEEFLKQASSQKPAWKDGSTATCVLAVDNTLYIANLGDSRAILCRYNEESQKHAALSLSKEHNPTQYEERMRIQKAGGNVRDGRVLGVLEVSRSIGDGQYKRCGVTSVPDIRRCQLTPNDRFILLACDGLFKVFTPEEAVNFILSCLEDEKIQRREGKPTVDARYEAACNRLANKAVQRGSADNVTVMVVRIGL
- the ILKAP gene encoding integrin-linked kinase-associated serine/threonine phosphatase 2C isoform X1, yielding MDLFGDLPEPERSPRPAAGKEAQKASLPFDRLPPASSTDSGSGGPLLFDDLPPASSGDSGSLDTSLSEEVKNEGKGAKRKASDEEKNGSEELVEKKVCKASSVIFSLKGYVAERKGEREEMQDAHVILNDITAECQPPSALVTRVSYFAVFDGHGGIRASKFAAQNLHQNLIRKFPKGDGISVEKMVKRCLLDTFKHTDEEFLKQASSQKPAWKDGSTATCVLAVDNTLYIANLGDSRAILCRYNEESQKHAALSLSKEHNPTQYEERMRIQKAGGNVRDGRVLGVLEVSRSIGDGQYKRCGVTSVPDIRRCQLTPNDRFILLACDGLFKVFTPEEAVNFILSCLEDEKIQRREGKPTVDARYEAACNRLANKAVQRGSADNVTVMVVRIGL